One Silene latifolia isolate original U9 population chromosome 4, ASM4854445v1, whole genome shotgun sequence DNA segment encodes these proteins:
- the LOC141651379 gene encoding uncharacterized protein LOC141651379 produces the protein MSMDAGGDVEGHVKEMEEKSGWSKPRQGRVKVNVDAAVLEGIRVGWGSVGRDEQGKVLWYAVTQQRSEMSVGMAEAVGIWHGLEEAIKEGHQEIDMESDCAVVVGDLQRRAKGRSELHLVYDDIYLLCNSFQNVCFKFTRRKNNKVAHK, from the coding sequence ATGAGTATGGACGCTGGAGGGGATGTTGAAGGGCATGTTAAGGAAATGGAGGAGAAAAGTGGTTGGAGTAAACCGAGACAGGGGAGGGTCAAGGTGAACGTAGACGCAGCGGTTCTGGAAGGGATAAGAGTGGGCTGGGGAAGTGTGGGTAGAGACGAGCAGGGGAAGGTCTTGTGGTATGCAGTCACGCAACAACGAAGCGAGATGAGTGTGGGGATGGCGGAAGCAGTGGGCATTTGGCACGGATTGGAAGAAGCAATAAAGGAGGGGCACCAGGAAATTGACATGGAGAGTGATTGTGCGGTGGTTGTCGGAGACTTGCAAAGAAGGGCGAAAGGAAGGAGCGAGCTGCACCTTGTCTATGATGATATCTATTTATTATGTAATTCGTTTCAAAATGTTTGTTTTAAGTTTACGCGTAGGAAAAACAACAAGGTAGCTCATAAATAA